One window of Halosolutus amylolyticus genomic DNA carries:
- a CDS encoding PGF-CTERM sorting domain-containing protein — MVGSQLSGSIDGRALAAFGAVLLGAVVVMGVVSGTATVGAETTATMQENVTEEEYVEPAPEEGDEYFEAVANDDTWISYVNPRDEYRDPYLGDGSGKICVTLLNEAGDPIAGETVPNTTVTIPTGEELEWHPHADPITVEYPVTDGYEQPLDADQFGTSDLPQGDGYMDSHCIEMHGQPEDATIEYGEAQIDGEYADDIEVVGYIQQQPAGDGWDTDIDPIEAAESYEEAGGEWAYQSEDTHGQVVVVLQLDRDPAEFDQGNGGDDSDGENDENGSTDDADQNETDDADVETDGSDDDGSDGLPGFGAVVAIVALAVAGLLATRR, encoded by the coding sequence ATGGTGGGATCGCAACTCAGTGGGTCGATCGACGGGCGCGCTCTCGCCGCTTTCGGCGCGGTTCTGCTCGGTGCGGTCGTCGTCATGGGAGTCGTCTCGGGAACCGCAACCGTTGGCGCCGAGACGACCGCGACGATGCAGGAGAACGTCACCGAGGAGGAGTACGTCGAACCCGCACCCGAGGAGGGTGACGAATACTTCGAGGCAGTCGCGAACGACGACACCTGGATCAGCTACGTGAATCCCCGCGACGAGTACCGGGACCCCTACCTCGGGGACGGCTCCGGAAAAATCTGCGTGACGCTGCTCAACGAGGCCGGCGACCCGATCGCCGGCGAGACCGTCCCGAACACGACCGTGACGATTCCGACGGGCGAAGAACTCGAGTGGCATCCCCACGCCGATCCGATCACCGTGGAGTACCCGGTGACCGACGGCTACGAGCAGCCGCTCGACGCCGACCAGTTCGGGACCAGCGACCTCCCGCAGGGTGACGGCTACATGGACTCCCACTGCATCGAGATGCACGGCCAGCCAGAGGACGCCACGATCGAGTACGGCGAAGCCCAGATCGACGGCGAGTACGCCGACGATATCGAGGTCGTCGGCTACATCCAGCAGCAACCGGCCGGGGATGGCTGGGACACCGACATCGATCCGATCGAAGCCGCCGAGTCCTACGAGGAAGCCGGCGGCGAGTGGGCCTACCAGAGCGAAGACACCCACGGTCAGGTCGTGGTCGTCCTCCAGCTCGATCGCGATCCGGCGGAGTTCGACCAGGGCAACGGCGGTGACGACTCGGACGGCGAGAACGACGAGAACGGGTCGACGGACGACGCCGATCAAAACGAAACCGACGACGCGGACGTCGAGACCGACGGCTCCGACGACGACGGGAGCGACGGGCTCCCCGGCTTCGGCGCGGTCGTCGCGATCGTGGCCCTGGCGGTCGCGGGACTCCTCGCGACCCGTCGGTGA
- a CDS encoding DEAD/DEAH box helicase codes for MSDENWTHGREESATGDGLALTADALPETYPSRRYRGQIDERITIPARAASHVSATEVLPPDLASRLGIDLWSHQAEALNALGDGENVCVATSTSSGKTYVYALQIARRYLEDPETRALIVYPTKALSRDQERELNDLLRGTLDLDVTVGVYDGDTRHDDKRRIREEANVVITNFAGLNQYLEGHHRWATFHANCDLIVVDEAHSWTGLGGMHAAWILRRTRRIVDWYGGDPQYVLTSATIGNPADHARALTGEPATVVDEDGSPRGERDLVFWDPPTKNGDGNGTTGGTGDSAAGETAAPSDGWETPSKRPATVEAPEVWAHLCYHDVPSLLFCGSRKGTELAVDRAESFLGDSGLPYQGTAALEPYNAGHGKQSRRATENRLKDGRLDGVATTSALEVGIDVGGVDGTVLQGYPGSRQSFWQRIGRSGRGERDALSVFVPSHATLDRYLLEHPEYVLETDHENAVVDLENNPVYRRHVNCAAQELPLTTADADRFGGRDRLERAVEFGRRLGDLEGALAGGVTTAHRDRPQDEVSLYATGGNTFEVRLVGEGSIDHEPIGRDRAYRDYHEGAIVRFRGEQYEVVALREDRPQPVVELERVDVDYYTQSQGQVRIYDTEVRESRDVGPFRLNYGYGTVTIHYSTFMRREVGSGDVRAVGLETGVPPLSMRTQLCWAEVPEDVDRAVRTAHSAYHNDECEAIPPRLHGYLGGIHAIEHAMIAVAPLELNVDAADLGGLATNRLPDASDTSGWFIYDAIEGGVGFARSIYDEYEAVARRARELMVDCPCGRDEGCPACLMSDRCGNDNRPLYAPAATDVIDALLDDRDPEADEFGDDETGTDQRRPPASIS; via the coding sequence ATGAGCGACGAGAACTGGACTCACGGACGGGAGGAATCGGCCACCGGCGACGGACTCGCGCTGACCGCCGACGCGTTGCCGGAGACGTACCCCTCGCGGCGCTATCGCGGCCAGATCGACGAGCGGATCACGATCCCGGCGCGGGCGGCCAGTCACGTCTCGGCCACGGAGGTACTCCCGCCGGACCTCGCCTCGCGGCTCGGGATCGACCTCTGGAGCCACCAGGCCGAGGCGCTGAACGCGCTCGGGGACGGCGAGAACGTCTGCGTGGCGACCTCGACCTCGTCGGGGAAGACGTACGTGTACGCGCTCCAGATCGCACGGCGGTACCTCGAGGATCCCGAGACGCGGGCGCTGATCGTCTACCCGACGAAGGCGCTCAGCCGGGACCAGGAACGCGAACTGAACGACCTGCTCCGTGGGACGCTCGACCTGGACGTCACGGTCGGCGTCTACGACGGCGACACGAGACACGACGACAAGCGCCGCATTCGCGAGGAAGCGAACGTGGTCATCACCAACTTCGCGGGGCTGAACCAGTACCTCGAGGGTCATCACCGCTGGGCGACCTTCCACGCCAACTGCGACCTGATCGTGGTCGACGAGGCCCACTCGTGGACGGGACTCGGCGGGATGCACGCCGCGTGGATCCTCCGGCGCACCCGGCGGATCGTCGACTGGTACGGCGGCGACCCCCAGTACGTCCTCACCTCGGCGACGATCGGCAACCCCGCCGACCACGCCCGGGCACTCACGGGTGAACCGGCGACGGTGGTCGACGAGGACGGATCGCCGCGGGGCGAACGCGACCTCGTCTTCTGGGATCCGCCCACGAAGAACGGGGACGGGAACGGGACAACCGGCGGGACGGGCGACAGTGCCGCCGGTGAGACGGCCGCCCCATCCGACGGCTGGGAGACGCCCTCGAAACGGCCCGCGACCGTCGAGGCGCCGGAGGTCTGGGCCCACCTCTGCTACCACGACGTGCCCTCGTTGCTGTTCTGTGGTTCCCGGAAGGGAACCGAACTGGCCGTCGATCGGGCCGAGTCGTTCCTCGGGGACTCCGGCTTGCCCTACCAGGGAACCGCCGCGCTCGAACCGTACAACGCCGGCCACGGCAAGCAGTCGCGGCGGGCGACCGAGAACCGCCTGAAAGACGGTCGACTCGACGGGGTGGCGACGACGAGCGCGCTCGAGGTCGGGATCGACGTCGGGGGCGTCGACGGCACCGTCCTGCAGGGGTATCCCGGCTCCCGGCAGTCGTTCTGGCAGCGGATCGGCCGCTCCGGGCGCGGCGAGCGCGACGCCCTTTCCGTGTTCGTCCCGAGCCACGCGACGCTCGATCGGTACCTCCTCGAACACCCCGAGTACGTCCTCGAGACGGACCACGAGAACGCCGTGGTAGACCTCGAGAACAACCCCGTCTACCGGCGACACGTCAACTGTGCCGCCCAGGAACTCCCGCTCACGACGGCCGACGCCGATCGGTTCGGCGGGCGCGATCGACTCGAGCGCGCGGTCGAGTTCGGTCGGCGGCTGGGCGATCTGGAGGGGGCGCTCGCCGGCGGCGTCACCACCGCGCACCGCGATCGGCCCCAGGACGAGGTGAGCCTCTACGCGACGGGCGGGAACACGTTCGAGGTCCGCCTCGTCGGCGAGGGCTCGATCGACCACGAACCGATCGGGCGCGACCGCGCCTACCGGGACTACCACGAGGGCGCGATCGTCCGGTTCCGGGGCGAGCAGTACGAGGTCGTCGCGCTCCGGGAGGACCGGCCACAGCCGGTCGTCGAACTCGAACGCGTGGACGTGGACTACTACACCCAGTCGCAGGGACAGGTGCGGATCTACGACACCGAGGTCCGCGAATCGCGGGACGTCGGCCCGTTTCGGCTCAACTACGGCTACGGCACGGTGACGATCCACTACAGCACGTTCATGCGACGCGAGGTCGGCTCGGGCGACGTTCGCGCCGTCGGCCTCGAGACCGGCGTCCCGCCGCTTTCGATGCGCACGCAACTGTGCTGGGCCGAGGTCCCCGAGGACGTCGACCGCGCGGTCCGGACCGCCCACAGCGCCTATCACAACGACGAGTGCGAGGCGATTCCGCCGCGACTGCACGGCTACCTGGGCGGAATCCACGCCATCGAGCACGCGATGATCGCCGTCGCGCCGCTCGAGTTGAACGTCGACGCGGCCGACCTGGGCGGCCTCGCGACCAATCGGCTCCCCGACGCGTCGGACACGAGCGGCTGGTTCATCTACGACGCGATCGAGGGCGGCGTCGGCTTCGCCCGGAGTATCTACGACGAGTACGAGGCCGTCGCCCGCCGCGCTCGCGAGTTGATGGTCGACTGCCCCTGTGGCCGCGACGAGGGCTGTCCGGCGTGCCTGATGAGCGATCGCTGTGGCAACGACAACCGGCCGCTGTACGCACCCGCCGCGACGGACGTGATCGACGCCTTGCTCGACGATCGTGATCCCGAGGCGGACGAGTTCGGGGACGACGAAACCGGGACGGACCAGCGACGACCGCCTGCGTCGATCTCCTAG